Proteins encoded within one genomic window of Polynucleobacter duraquae:
- a CDS encoding helix-turn-helix domain-containing protein: MNYTNSDVPSGKCSVCVLGQFCLPVGISPSDIAKIDTLVKERVHLQKGESLYRHGDPLSAVYSIRFGTLKTEYGLEDGRQQVIGFHLPGEILGLDGIGDGSYQSEAIALEESEVCIIRYEAFEDLARQIPELQKQFHRILSRELTQDQRHLLSLGSLRAEERLASFLLNLSQRLAARGYLNNEFDLRMSRVEIGSYLGIQIETVSRMLSRFAESGLIQIKQRHIKLIDVDGLYQLAGIQNPERTVQIKPCVS; the protein is encoded by the coding sequence ATGAATTACACCAACTCAGATGTCCCTAGTGGCAAATGCTCAGTCTGTGTACTTGGCCAGTTTTGCTTGCCCGTGGGCATTAGCCCATCTGACATTGCCAAGATTGACACTCTCGTAAAAGAGCGGGTTCACTTACAAAAAGGTGAAAGCCTCTACCGCCACGGTGACCCACTTTCTGCGGTCTACAGCATTCGTTTTGGCACCCTCAAGACTGAGTATGGTTTAGAGGATGGACGCCAACAAGTCATCGGCTTTCATTTACCTGGTGAGATCTTAGGGCTTGATGGTATCGGAGACGGTAGCTATCAATCTGAGGCAATTGCTCTAGAAGAGAGCGAAGTTTGCATTATTCGCTACGAGGCATTTGAGGACTTAGCACGCCAAATTCCAGAGTTGCAAAAGCAATTTCACCGCATTCTGAGTCGTGAACTCACACAAGATCAACGTCACCTACTCTCACTCGGTAGTTTGCGTGCAGAGGAGCGTTTAGCAAGCTTCCTATTGAATCTTTCTCAGCGCCTAGCTGCACGAGGATATCTCAATAATGAATTTGATTTGCGTATGAGCCGAGTAGAAATTGGTAGCTATCTCGGTATTCAGATTGAAACTGTGAGTCGGATGCTCTCACGCTTTGCTGAATCAGGACTCATTCAAATTAAACAGCGTCATATTAAGCTGATTGACGTGGACGGACTATATCAATTGGCCGGTATCCAAAACCCTGAACGCACAGTTCAGATCAAACCCTGTGTTAGCTAA
- a CDS encoding FixH family protein, with product MSEHESNKPWFKQLWPWLLISGPALAAIGCVITIYLAVNLYSDKPVRDGVVKRGLKVEQLKVEQDRK from the coding sequence ATGTCAGAACATGAATCTAATAAGCCTTGGTTTAAACAGCTCTGGCCTTGGCTACTGATTAGTGGCCCAGCACTTGCTGCTATTGGTTGTGTGATTACTATTTATTTGGCAGTTAATCTTTATTCAGATAAGCCAGTGCGAGATGGCGTAGTGAAGCGTGGACTCAAAGTAGAGCAGCTTAAAGTAGAGCAGGATCGCAAATGA
- the ccoG gene encoding cytochrome c oxidase accessory protein CcoG — MSNHSPIGKPIPIDVIEESLYEIRRKIYPRSVSGLFARWRLILVFATQLLFYGLPWISWNDRQAVLFDLIQRKFYIFGLVLWPQDVIYLTLLLILSALALFLFTAIAGRLFCGYACPQTVYTEIFMWIERKVEGDRFARIRLDGEEWPWGIHKWRLKITKHFLWLLIAFWTGFTFIGYFTPIETLGAAILHLSLGPWQTFWLCFYSFATWGNAGFMREQVCKYMCPYARFQSVMVDKDTFLVTYDKVRGEPRGSRNKSADHTTLGLGDCVDCSICVQVCPTGIDIRDGLQYMCIGCGACIDACDQVMEKVDYPKGLIRYTTERAIEEKETNQSAIRHILRPRVLIYIAFITVLTSAFLISLVTRNPLRVDVMRDRGALAREVDGVRIENIYRIQIMNASENNMNVQLKASGLSDLRILNSQGELVTEIAVGPASNLLIPVKLSTTVGAHEPGNYPIHFDVIGKEVSGSELIIRTRDEKSSFIIPR; from the coding sequence GTGTCAAATCATTCACCCATAGGGAAGCCTATTCCTATAGATGTCATTGAGGAATCTCTTTATGAGATCCGGCGAAAGATTTACCCACGATCTGTTAGCGGCTTATTTGCTCGTTGGCGCCTCATCTTGGTATTTGCAACGCAATTATTATTTTATGGCCTGCCTTGGATTAGTTGGAATGATCGTCAAGCGGTACTCTTTGATTTAATTCAGCGTAAGTTTTATATCTTCGGCCTCGTACTATGGCCGCAGGATGTAATCTATCTCACACTCCTATTAATTCTCTCTGCTTTAGCCCTCTTTTTATTTACCGCTATAGCGGGTCGATTATTTTGTGGCTACGCTTGCCCCCAAACGGTCTATACCGAAATTTTTATGTGGATCGAGCGTAAGGTTGAGGGCGATCGTTTTGCGCGGATTCGCTTAGATGGTGAGGAGTGGCCTTGGGGTATTCATAAATGGCGCCTCAAAATTACGAAGCATTTTCTGTGGCTCTTAATTGCTTTTTGGACCGGTTTTACTTTCATTGGCTATTTCACCCCAATTGAAACGCTCGGTGCTGCAATCTTGCATCTATCTTTAGGGCCGTGGCAAACCTTTTGGTTGTGTTTCTATAGCTTTGCAACCTGGGGCAATGCAGGTTTCATGCGCGAGCAAGTCTGTAAATATATGTGCCCTTATGCACGCTTCCAAAGTGTGATGGTTGATAAAGATACTTTCTTGGTTACCTACGATAAGGTCCGTGGCGAGCCACGCGGGAGTCGTAACAAGTCAGCCGATCATACAACTCTCGGTCTTGGCGATTGCGTAGATTGCAGTATTTGTGTGCAAGTTTGTCCAACCGGCATTGATATTCGTGATGGTCTGCAATATATGTGTATTGGATGTGGTGCCTGTATTGATGCTTGCGATCAAGTGATGGAAAAGGTCGACTATCCAAAAGGCTTGATTCGCTATACAACCGAGCGAGCCATTGAAGAAAAAGAAACTAATCAAAGTGCCATACGCCATATCTTACGTCCACGGGTTTTAATCTACATTGCCTTTATCACTGTTCTTACCAGTGCTTTCTTAATCTCATTAGTTACTCGTAACCCTTTAAGAGTGGATGTGATGCGTGATCGAGGCGCATTGGCTCGCGAAGTAGATGGCGTACGTATTGAAAATATTTATCGCATTCAGATCATGAATGCATCAGAAAATAATATGAATGTACAGCTCAAGGCGAGTGGCTTATCTGATTTAAGAATACTGAATTCTCAAGGAGAATTGGTGACGGAGATTGCAGTGGGTCCAGCTAGCAATCTATTGATTCCCGTAAAATTAAGTACTACTGTAGGTGCCCATGAGCCTGGTAATTACCCAATTCACTTTGATGTGATTGGTAAGGAGGTATCTGGTAGCGAGTTAATTATTAGGACTCGTGATGAAAAATCGAGTTTTATTATTCCCCGCTAA
- the ccoP gene encoding cytochrome-c oxidase, cbb3-type subunit III, whose amino-acid sequence MSDFFNSGWSNYIALVSLVGIVWCIWLLASQRKAKVIHTADGAVADTGHVWDGDLRELNNPLPRWWAWMFLLSCIFALAYLVLFPGLGSFPGVAGYTTDGALMSSMTEANDELKPVYAKYVKMDIEEVAADPKAREMGQRLFLNSCAQCHGSDAGGAKGFPNLTDGDWLYGGSPENIKTTLINGRNGVMPAYGHLETAQIVDLANYVRSLSGLPADDAKVARGAELFKSNCVACHGVDGKGNIAMGAPNLTDKTWLYGGSEATVVETLTKGRIAMMPSQDKVLSPEKIHLLTAYVWGLSNNKTAAAK is encoded by the coding sequence ATGAGTGACTTTTTTAATAGCGGTTGGAGCAATTACATCGCCTTAGTGTCATTAGTCGGTATTGTTTGGTGTATCTGGCTTCTGGCCTCACAACGTAAGGCCAAGGTAATCCATACAGCAGATGGTGCAGTAGCAGATACAGGTCATGTTTGGGATGGCGATTTGCGCGAACTCAATAATCCATTACCGCGCTGGTGGGCCTGGATGTTCTTGTTATCTTGCATCTTTGCTTTGGCCTACTTAGTTTTATTTCCGGGTTTGGGTTCATTTCCGGGGGTGGCTGGCTATACCACTGACGGCGCTCTGATGAGCTCAATGACAGAAGCTAATGATGAGTTAAAGCCCGTCTACGCTAAGTATGTGAAGATGGACATTGAGGAAGTTGCTGCAGATCCTAAGGCGCGTGAAATGGGTCAACGCTTGTTCTTAAACTCCTGTGCACAGTGCCATGGTTCAGATGCGGGTGGTGCAAAAGGCTTTCCAAATTTAACCGATGGCGACTGGCTCTATGGCGGATCTCCTGAAAATATTAAGACAACCCTCATTAATGGTCGCAATGGAGTGATGCCTGCATATGGACATCTCGAAACTGCTCAGATTGTAGATTTGGCTAACTATGTTCGTAGTTTGTCTGGCTTGCCTGCTGATGATGCAAAAGTCGCTCGTGGCGCAGAATTATTTAAATCGAATTGCGTGGCTTGTCATGGTGTAGACGGTAAAGGCAACATTGCCATGGGCGCACCCAATCTGACTGATAAGACTTGGCTATATGGTGGATCAGAGGCAACTGTTGTGGAGACTCTCACTAAAGGCAGGATAGCCATGATGCCGTCTCAAGATAAGGTATTGAGCCCTGAAAAGATTCATCTTTTGACGGCTTATGTTTGGGGTTTGTCTAACAACAAGACGGCTGCAGCCAAGTAA
- a CDS encoding CcoQ/FixQ family Cbb3-type cytochrome c oxidase assembly chaperone — protein MEQITAYLSAFSTVIGLAFFVGIVWWAWSPGRKSANEESAELPFDLPDEFSKDKS, from the coding sequence ATGGAACAGATCACAGCCTATCTCTCCGCTTTTTCGACCGTCATTGGACTCGCCTTTTTTGTAGGGATTGTTTGGTGGGCTTGGTCTCCAGGTAGAAAGTCTGCCAATGAAGAATCAGCCGAACTGCCATTTGATCTTCCGGATGAATTTAGTAAGGACAAATCATGA
- the ccoO gene encoding cytochrome-c oxidase, cbb3-type subunit II, which produces MSSENKFFSHGTLEKNVGWLIVATIIVVSIAGLVQIVPLFFQHTTTEPSPGVVPYTALRLAGRDIYQREGCVGCHSQQIRTLRSEVERYGPYSLAGESVFDRPFLWGSKRTGPDLARVGARYSDDWHRIHLRNPRDVVPESNMPGYPWLQKSAANASSIQSHMMAMRRLGVPYTDEMIAEAPKELEGKTEEDALIAYLQGLGVNRRYIMVDEVVVK; this is translated from the coding sequence ATGTCTAGCGAAAATAAATTCTTTTCCCATGGAACGCTTGAGAAAAATGTTGGCTGGTTAATTGTTGCCACCATTATTGTGGTGTCGATTGCTGGTTTAGTTCAAATCGTCCCTCTATTTTTTCAGCACACTACAACTGAACCGAGCCCCGGTGTAGTGCCATATACCGCATTGCGTTTAGCTGGCCGCGATATCTACCAGCGCGAAGGTTGCGTTGGCTGTCACTCGCAGCAGATTCGTACCTTGCGTTCTGAGGTTGAGCGTTACGGTCCATACTCTTTGGCTGGCGAGTCAGTATTTGATCGTCCTTTCCTCTGGGGTAGTAAGCGTACTGGCCCTGATTTAGCTCGGGTTGGTGCTCGTTACTCGGATGATTGGCATCGTATCCACTTGCGTAACCCGCGTGATGTAGTGCCTGAGTCCAATATGCCTGGCTACCCTTGGCTGCAGAAGAGCGCTGCCAACGCTTCCTCGATTCAGTCTCATATGATGGCAATGCGTCGTTTGGGAGTTCCTTACACTGATGAAATGATTGCTGAGGCACCTAAGGAGTTGGAAGGCAAGACTGAAGAGGATGCCTTGATTGCCTATCTGCAGGGTTTAGGTGTCAATCGTCGCTACATCATGGTTGATGAAGTTGTTGTGAAATAA